Within the Arachis duranensis cultivar V14167 chromosome 10, aradu.V14167.gnm2.J7QH, whole genome shotgun sequence genome, the region CTCAAACTAAACTACAGTCATTGAGCATTTACAGAAACTAGAATTCAAGTCACGTTTAATTATTAAGTATTGAAAATGAACTATGAACATTATGTAGGAGACAAATACAAAACACATTAGTGTGACAACGATGCGAAACACAGTTTTTTCTGATATCATTAATGAGAATCAAATGTGAGCAACCAGATGAGATTTTTCATTCTaaacaaaataacaacaaaataacTAATTCTACATCTAAGGTTTACCTGTAGAAGAGGCAATGgtatattattcatatataagGTTAAGGTACTACCTTGTTACATACGAGCCTGCAATCAGCATAACGGTGATTACATGGTGAGAAAACATGACTGCAAAATCCTTCCTTCGAGTCTCCCAGGTGAGAATAGCAGCAATGCTGTAGATGTAGAACCCACATTGCAACATGTAGTAAAACTTTACAGGATTCCTGGAAAAGTAAATGAAACAGGAGGCAATACAACATTTAATATACCTTCTTCTATTAATAGAACTCAAATTTGAATAAATAGAATTTCCTCCAAAGTACAGTTATTATTTCTCCTCATGTGAGTTGGCTTCACATCATATATAACCAAATGGCAAACAACAGCAATCAGTAAAAGGAAACGAGAGGCTAAAATTAGTCTCAAAACTTATAAAATACTGTACAGTGTTATACTTGTGTACATTATCATAGGAATGCGTATATTTATTTCCAAAATTctcattttccttttttgttcaTGTTCTCAGTTGTTTATCAAAACCTggatataaaaatttatgtcGAGTTCCAAAAAATGACCAATTTTCAGTTTCTAGTAACTTCTTAAGCTCAAAATTCTCTTTTCCATACCATTGCAACATGTGAACACAGGTTTATGGATTATAAAATTCACTCTAGATCTGAACTGTTAAAACTGCAAAATGCTAAGAAAATCAATATGAAATGAAGAACATAAACGTAAACAATAaagtcaaaaaagaaaaatgtatgTATTTCattaaaatggaaaaaaaaaaaattttgccaTAACAAGATATATGTTGTTATCATGCTAcacaaattacttacttcagcTCATGATTTGGCCAATCGATGAAGTATAATTTTGTATTAGTAAACCAAGGTTCCTGATAGATGGATTTAAGAATGTATGCTTCAGCTGTAGCATAGTATATTAGCTTCCACATTGACTCTGAGCATTTTTCAATCTTTACTTGCATTTCCTTGGTAATCCTTGAAGGAGCCCCACCCCTTGTGAGCATCCTGATAGCCAACCTCTGTaatcaacaatttttttatgaaatatgaATAAAGGAATATGGTATAAAAATGGTATTATTATTCTAAGTAAATGAACTCAACAGTATATATTTCTTCTAAAAATGCCTTTTCTGTGGGTCACTAAATGAATCAATGCAAACTTCATGAAACATGACAAAATTGAGATTATCTATAGCTTATGccatgaaaaaaatattgcttGATCATGCTACTTCATGATTTGCTTCACAAGACAGCAGATGAAGAACACAATTAATTATTCTGACAATAATACTTTCTTAATAGGGATAGTCGTCTTCCAAAATCCATTACTCATAATCGTGCTTTGCTTTTTGCTTCCCTTTGTTGAATGGGGAAAGATTAGAAACTAAAGCCTACAATAAAGCAAACTCCACGGTCGCTTCTACcgtaagaagaaaagaaatgatactaaaagaagaaagaaataaggaacaaAAGGCACTCTCATTGATTCAACAACTTACACTCTAGGGTTCGTCATATATACATAACCTAATAATAATACCTCTTAAATGTCAAGATAATATGAATTATAAATACAAATGAAAAGAGCTAAACGGAATAAACAAAGTTAGAATTCAAGAAATATGACCTGCAATGCATTACGAAATTTTGCTATTCTAGCATTCTATGCGTCGATTGAGAGCAATTGTGTTATCTTAAATACTCTCCATTTTTTCCCCGATCCCGTGCATTAATTAACTCCATTTGACAGGTCAACATCAAGATCCTTTGACTAAATAACCAACTAGATATCAAACTTAACcacaaaacaacaacaacaacaacaatccagCATAACGAAACAAAGAGATTATGTGTAACATTTCGGAGCTGAAATCAAGAAGAACAAGCAGAATCCAAAAaccaaaagaacaaaaaaaaaatccgaaGCTATAAAGAACAATCAGCGAAGAGAAAGAAATCTTACGCGAAAGACGAATCTGTCGAGCAAGAACCTGGCGATGAAAAATGTGAAAGAGAAGCAGATCGCGAGGGAGAAATCCGAAGTCTGTGGCGCGGTGGCATTGCTGGAAAGAAAGGAATCCATGGGAAGGGAATGGAGGTAGCTGAAAGAATTTCTGTTATTTTCAGAAGGAAGGTTGAATCGGTTGAGAGGCGAAGAGGAGCAGAGAGATCATGGCATCGAAAGGACGCAAAATGCAaatgattttatttatatatgtgtgTGGTTTGTTGCGGAAGCAGAGATCTGGCGTTACCTGAAAATGAGGGTGGAAGCAGAAAACGTGAAGAGGAAGGGTGGGAAGAACGGAAGGTAAGGAGGGAGGGAAAGTGTGACGAGCAATAGAGAAAGCAACAGAAACCGAAACAGAAATGGCGAGGGTTTGTATTNNNNNNNNNNNNNNNNNNNNNNNNNNNNNNNNNNNTGTATTGGTCTCCCATCCGAGTTCCGACCCCtcatctttgaaaaatctctcttattttcGTTTCTGGTGGGACCCTTTTGTCAACACACACGTGGCAAAAGtatcttaaattattttttaatcttttttacaaaaaatcttttttaatactttttaatACCTAGAATTTATGTACATACACTTTGTTAAGTTGTTGTGTTTGTATAttacatattttaaatatgatattcaTCGACACTTGTTCAAGATCTGTGTCTTGTTTAATtatatcataataaaaaataaaaaatttttttttaaatacatttgAACACATCTAAATACTATCACGTATCAGTATGTTTAACCTTATTTTTagcatttttttaattgaatttaaaaataatatatattattatttattaaaataaaaaatattttaaatactttatataataaaaagaaaatactaaaaacagttaaaaattattttatatttcaatgttaataaaatattaaaatattattgtaattcatttaaaaaatactttatattttatatatataatgtgtCTCCGTAtcgtataaaattttaaaatttatatttttaccgCTATGAGAAAAATGTCTTTCTTTACCACCGAATTGTCATATTTCTTATTAAGATATATgcaaattataatacatatagaTATCTTTTAAATAGTTTACTTCTATNNNNNNNNNNNNNNNNNNNNNNNNNNNNNNNNNNNNNNNNNNNNNNNNNNNNNNNNNNNNNNNNNNNNNNNNNNNNNNNNNNNNNNNNNNNNNNNNNNNNNNNNNNNNNNNNNNNNNNNNNNNNNNNNNNNNNNNNNNNNNNNNNNNNNNNNNNNNNNNNNNNNNNNNNNNNNNNNNNNNNNNNNNNNNNNNNNNNNNNNNNNNNNNNNNNNNNNNNNNNNNNNNNNNNNNNNNNNNNNNNNNNNNNNNNNNNNNNNNNNNNNNNNNNNNNNNNNNNNNNNNNNNNNNNNNNNNNNNNNNNNNNNNNNNNNNNNNNNNNNNNNNNNNNNNNNNNNNNNNNNNNNNNNNNNNNNNNNNNNNNNNNNNNNNNNNNNNNNNNNNNNNNNNNNNNNNNNNNNNNNNNNNNNNNNNNNNNNNNNNNNNNNNNNNNNNNNNNNNNNNNNNNNNNNNNNNNNNNNNNNNNNNNNNNNNNNNNNNNNNNNNNNNNNNNNNNNNNNNNNNNNNNNNNNNNNNNNNNNNNNNNNNNNNNNNNNNNNNNNNNNNNNNNNNNNNNNNNNNNNNNNNNNNNNNNNNNNNNNNNNNNNNNNNNNNNNNNNNNNNNNNNNNNNNNNNNNNNNNNNNNNNNNNNNNNNNNNNNNNNNNNNNNNNNNNNNNNNNNNNNNNNNNNNNNNNNNNNNNNNNNNNNNNNNNNNNNNNNNNNNNNNNNNNNNNNNNNNNNNNNNNNNNNNNNNNNNNNNNNNNNNNNNNNNNNNNNNNNNNNNNNNNNNNNNNNNNNNNNNNNNNNNNNNNNNNNNNNNNNNNNNNNNNNNNNNNNNNNNNNNNNNNNNNNNNNNNNNNNNNNNNNNNNNNNNNNNNNNNNNNNNNNNNNNNNNNNNNNNNNNNNNNNNNNNNNNNNNNNNNNNNNNNNNNNNNNNNNNNNNNNNNNNNNNNNNNNNNNNNNNNNNNNNNNNNNNNNNNNNNNNNNNNNNNNNNNNNNNNNNNNNNNNNNNNNNNNNNNNNNNNNNNNNNNNNNNNNNNNNNNNNNNNNNNNNNNNNNNNNNNNNNNNNNNNNNNNNNNNNNNNNNNNNNNNNNNNNNNNNNNNNNNNNNNNNNNNNNNNNNNNNNNNNNNNNNNNNNNNNNNNNNNNNNNNNNNNNNNNNNNNNNNNNNNNNNNNNNNNNNNNNNNNNNNNNNNNNNNNNNNNNNNNNNNNNNNNNNNNNNNNNNNNNNNNNNNNNNNNNctcctcaaaagctgagcaagcttagagtggatattcagaccttcaagtaaaaagatggtgaatccctctataaagcttgggaaagatacaagcaaatgaccaaaaagtgtccttctgacatgttttcagagtggaccatgatagatatattcttttatggtctatctgagttctctaagatgtcactggaccattctgcaggtggatccattcacctaaagaaaacacctgcaaaAGCTCAataacttattgacatggttgtaaataaccagttcatgtacacttctgagagaaattctgtgaataatgggacgcttCAGAgaaaaggagttcttgaaattaatgctctgaatgtcatattagctcagaacaaaatgttgactcagaaagtcaacatgatttctcaaagtctgtatggatggcaaaatgcatccaacagtactagagaggcatcttctgaagaagaagcttatgatcctgagaaccctataatagtagaggtaaattacatgggtgaaccttatggaaacacctataactcatcatggagaaatcatctaaatttctcatggaaggatcaacaaaagcctcaacaaggctttaacaatggtggacgcaataggctgagtaatagcaagccatatccatcatcttctcagcaacagacagagaattctgaacaaaacacttctaatctagccaatctagtctctgatctgtcaaaggccactttcagtttcatgaatgaaacaagatcctccatcagatcaaaggaatctgaggctcatatagagaccatagagattccattaaatctccttctgccattcatgagctctgaagactactcttcctctgaagaggatgaagatgtaactggagagcaagttgctcaatacttaggagctatcatgaagctgaatgccaagttgtttggtaatgagacttgggaaagtgaacctcccttgcttatTAGTGAACTGGATACCCAGATTCAGCaaattctacctcaaaagaaacaagatcctgccaagttcttaataccttgcaccataggcaccatgagctttgaaaaacctctatgtgatctggggtcaggaataaatcttatgccactctctgtaatggagaagctggggatcattgaggtacaacctgccttgttctcattacaattggNNNNNNNNNNNNNNNNNNNNNNNNNNNNNNNNNNNNNNNNNNNNNNNNNNNNNNNNNNNNNNNNNNNNNNNNNNNNNNNNNNNNNNNNNNNNNNNNNNNNNNNNNNNNNNNNNNNNNNNNNNNNNNNNNNNNNNNNNNNNNNNNNNNNNNNNNNNNNNNNNNNNNNNNNNNNNNNNNNNNNNNNNNNNNNNNNNNNgaggatgattgcatcatccttggaagacctttcctagccacagcaggagctgtgatagatgtcaacagaggagagttagtccttcaattgaatggggactaccttgtgtttaaggcacatggccatccctctgtgacaaaagagagtaagcatgaagaacttctctcagttcagagtcaagaagagcccacacagtcaaactctaa harbors:
- the LOC107469738 gene encoding ceramide synthase LOH2, producing the protein MDSFLSSNATAPQTSDFSLAICFSFTFFIARFLLDRFVFRRLAIRMLTRGGAPSRITKEMQVKIEKCSESMWKLIYYATAEAYILKSIYQEPWFTNTKLYFIDWPNHELKNPVKFYYMLQCGFYIYSIAAILTWETRRKDFAVMFSHHVITVMLIAGSYVTSFFRVGSIILAIHDASDVFMEAAKVFKYSEREFGASVFFGFFALSWLILRLIIFPFCVIRATSIDLIDHLNLAEAFPTMLYYLFNTLLIMLLIFHLYWWMLICAMIHRQLKNRGKVGEDIRSDSDDD